The following coding sequences lie in one Benincasa hispida cultivar B227 chromosome 6, ASM972705v1, whole genome shotgun sequence genomic window:
- the LOC120080056 gene encoding zinc finger BED domain-containing protein DAYSLEEPER-like: MDTPHEMMITPYVEKTPNSDEYGALTTTETQPNKRRKKKSIVWEHFTIETVSAGCRRAYCKQCKQSFAYSTGSKVAGTSHLKRHIAKGICAALLRNQDKNQLTPSTPASKASDPPKRRYRSPNTSYLMFDQDRCCHEFTRMVIMHDYQPHMVENPGFVSFVQNIQPRFNVRDFNHFQGDCIGTYLSEKQNVIKFIEGIPGRICLSLDMWTSSKTVAYAVITGHFVDSDWKLHRRILSVVMEPYPNSDTALSHAVSECLSDWNLEGKLFSLTFNHPATESALGNLRPLLAIKNSLILNGQFLVSNCIARTLSSIAKDVLTAGLDIVRKIRDCVKNVKLSESNEAKFLELKEQLQVPTERTLCLDDLTQWNTTYLMLIAAFELKEVFSCLDNSDPDFKEVPTREDWRQVETLCSCLKVLFDAASILSTINNPTVITFFHEVWRIHLELARALSSEDPLTCSLSQMMQEKVNKYWKDCGLILAAAVVMDPRFKMKLVEFSFNKLYGEEAPAYIKIVDDGIHELFHEYVTLPLPLTPTYADEGNGGSNIKSEGPQSGSLLSDNGLTDFDVYIMETSSQQMKSELDQYLAESLLPRVQDFDLLGWWKQNKMKYPTLSTMARDILSIPVCTLPPESIFDMEIKEMDSYRSSLRPATVEAIICTRDWIQCGFAEVSNALVKMEY, translated from the coding sequence ATGGATACACCTCACGAGATGATGATAACTCCCTATGTGGAAAAGACGCCAAACTCTGACGAATATGGTGCACTGACCACCACAGAAACACAGCCTAACAAAAGGAGGAAAAAGAAGTCCATAGTCTGGGAGCACTTCACTATAGAAACTGTAAGTGCTGGTTGTAGAAGGGCGTATTGCAAGCAATGCAAGCAGAGTTTTGCATATAGTACAGGCTCAAAAGTAGCCGGTACCAGTCACCTAAAACGGCATATTGCTAAGGGAATATGTGCTGCACTTCTACGCAATCAGGACAAAAATCAGTTAACGCCATCCACCCCGGCTTCCAAAGCGAGTGATCCGCCAAAAAGACGTTATAGAAGTCCCAACACATCTTACCTCATGTTTGATCAGGATCGTTGTTGCCACGAATTCACTCGGATGGTTATAATGCATGATTACCAACCCCACATGGTTGAAAATCCTGGATTCGTATCTTTTGTGCAGAATATTCAACCACGATTTAATGTGAGGGATTTTAATCATTTCCAAGGGGATTGCATTGGAACCTACCTATCAGAAAAGCAAAATGTCATCAAATTCATTGAGGGTATTCCAGGACGCATTTGTCTTTCGCTCGACATGTGGACATCTAGTAAAACTGTCGCTTATGCTGTAATAACAGGTCACTTTGTCGATAGCGATTGGAAGCTGCACAGGCGGATTCTAAGTGTGGTCATGGAACCGTATCCCAATTCTGACACAGCCCTTAGTCATGCAGTTTCAGAATGCCTTTCTGATTGGAATTTGGAGGGTAAACTATTTTCTCTCACCTTTAATCACCCTGCCACTGAGTCTGCACTTGGAAATTTGAGGCCCTTGCTTGCTATCAAAAACTCCCTTATCCTGAATGGCCAATTTTTGGTTAGTAATTGTATAGCTCGTACATTAAGTAGTATTGCAAAAGATGTGTTAACTGCGGGATTGGACATTGTTAGAAAAATCCGGGATTGCGTCAAGAATGTAAAATTGTCCGAGTCTAACGAAGCAAAGTTTCTTGAGCTCAAAGAACAGCTTCAGGTCCCAACAGAGAGAACCTTGTGTCTGGACGACCTAACGCAATGGAACACGACTTATCTAATGCTGATTGCTGCATTTGAGTTGAAAGAAGTGTTTTCATGCCTCGATAATTCCGATCCTGATTTCAAGGAAGTGCCAACAAGGGAGGATTGGAGGCAAGTTGAGACTCTTTGCTCATGTTTGAAAGTTCTCTTTGATGCTGCAAGCATTCTCAGCACCATAAACAACCCAACCGTGATTACCTTTTTTCACGAAGTATGGAGGATTCACTTGGAGCTCGCCCGCGCACTCAGCAGCGAAGATCCACTCACTTGCAGCCTCTCTCAAATGATGCAAGAAAAGGTCAACAAATATTGGAAGGATTGCGGCCTGATTCTGGCTGCAGCTGTAGTTATGGATCCTCGGTTCAAGATGAAACTCGTAGAGTTTAGTTTCAATAAACTTTACGGCGAAGAAGCTCCTGCTTACATTAAGATTGTTGATGATGGTATCCATGAGCTCTTCCACGAATACGTCACGCTTCCGTTGCCTCTAACACCAACATACGCCGACGAAGGGAATGGAGGAAGCAACATTAAGTCAGAAGGACCCCAGAGTGGAAGCCTTCTGTCAGACAATGGACTCACAGATTTTGATGTCTACATAATGGAGACTTCAAGCCAACAAATGAAATCCGAACTAGATCAGTATTTAGCCGAGTCGTTGCTGCCCCGTGTGCAGGACTTTGACTTGTTAGGCTGGTGGAAGCAAAACAAGATGAAATATCCAACTCTTTCAACGATGGCTCGTGATATTTTATCAATACCAGTTTGTACTCTACCCCCCGAATCAATATTTGATATGGAGATTAAGGAGATGGATTCGTATCGAAGTTCATTACGACCGGCTACTGTCGAAGCAATTATATGTACACGGGACTGGATCCAATGTGGATTTGCAGAAGTTTCTAATGCACTTGTAAAAATGGAATATTGA